Genomic segment of Gemmatimonadaceae bacterium:
TGACCACCGAGGCGAGCTACCCTGGAGAAACGTCAAGCGCCATGGTGATCCTGCGGCATTCGGCCTTGCCCCTGGCATTCCAGGACCACCTGTGGTCGAAATACAAGCTCGGGGAGCAGTTCGACCTCAAGATCGGTGATGTGCCCGCAACGAAAAACCCGTACGCGGCAATGACCGGCCTGCCGATTACGGGTGTTGGCATCGCTGAGCTGATGAAGGGCGGCGTGCTCGTAGGCGCGTGCGATATTGCGATGACGGTTTACAGCAGCGGTGCGGCGGCCAAGATGGGACTGGATCCCGCGGCAGTGAGAAAGGATTGGGTTGCCGGGCTGCTGCCCGGAGTCGTGCTGGTTCCGTCGGGCGTGATGGCTGTGGCCCGCGCGCAGGAGCTCGGGGCGCAATACATCTTCGCCGGGTGATTTGAACCGGGACGGGGGCTCTAGCGCCCCCGTTCCTCACGCCTGCTCGCCCGTTCCAACACCCGGGCGCTTTCATAATCAATGCGCGTCTGAGAGGACGCGCTCGTAATCCGTGATGTAGCTCTCCGCCTGCCTTCTCCGGTATTGAAGAATGAAGCGCGGATGATCCAGCGGATGAACCGACTCGAACCACCGGTGTCCGTCGTTGAGCCGCCTGAAGAACTTTGCATTTTTTCCCCGGCCCAGCACGATCACACGCTCGCGGCTGCAACCGAGGGCGATCTGCGCATCAATTGACGCGGCAATAAATGGCGTAACTGCGCGCTCGAGCTTTCGGTCATCGTAGTAGTTGAGATTTTTTCCATGGCGCGTGAATCCGAGCGGGCACACAGCCGATAACAGGAATTTTCGAAAGAAAGCGTCGGGGCCTCCAAGGTGCTTGATGACCGAGTAGATGAACCTGGACGACAGCTCCCGCTTGCGGGCGAAGTCGTTAGGGATTCCGCATTCGTCGGCCAGCGCCACTGGATCCGTAAACGTCACGCCGGTGATTCCGGCACCGAAGCGACCGGGGTTGATGCCGAGGATGAGGGTGCGCTCACGGTTGTCGGAGAAGTAGCCGTCGAGGAACAGGCGTACGTATCTCTGGACGCGCTTGTCCACGTAAGGATTCATTACGGTGACGCCTCGCGGCACGCGTGGAGACGCCAGCGACTTATAG
This window contains:
- a CDS encoding uracil-DNA glycosylase family protein, translated to MVTSDTFAERAFRFYKSLASPRVPRGVTVMNPYVDKRVQRYVRLFLDGYFSDNRERTLILGINPGRFGAGITGVTFTDPVALADECGIPNDFARKRELSSRFIYSVIKHLGGPDAFFRKFLLSAVCPLGFTRHGKNLNYYDDRKLERAVTPFIAASIDAQIALGCSRERVIVLGRGKNAKFFRRLNDGHRWFESVHPLDHPRFILQYRRRQAESYITDYERVLSDAH